The DNA region ACATTTAGGCCCAGGTCATTTATATACATAATAAACAAGAGAGGACCCAATAATGAACCTTGTGGCACCCCCTTGTGGACCTTCACTAATGCAGACCATACACCGTCACATTTTATACACTGAGTCCTGTCATTCAAATAATTCATGAACCAGGAAACTGCCCAATCAGACAGTCCCAGACAAAGAAGCCTATGCTTtaaaacagcgtggtccactgtgtcaaatgctTTTGACAAATCAAGAAAAAGTGATGCACAAATTACTTTCTATCAAGGGCGACAAATATGTCATTTATTACTTTTGTAACAGCAGTAATGGTGCTGAGCTTTTTTCTAAAGCCTGATTGCAGTTTAGAAAGAAGTTCATTCGAGTATAAAACTCTTTTATTTGGTCTGAAACTAAGGATTCTAAAATTTTTgacaaaacacatacattagATATAGGCCGATAGTTAAGTTAAAACTGCTGGATCACCTCCTTAAACCTGATGTTCTGCATGTTTGTGAAATGAAAACTCAGCCAAAGCGGTCTTGAATGATCCAGATAATTATCCATATAACCCAACTCATGATTAATAACCCAGCTGCCTGTCTTAACTGGCATTCTTGCAACAGCTGGTCCACCGACTCCTCCTGATCTCTAAAAACCAACTTCAAATGACCACATTGGTCCTCATCACTGACCCAGCCCTGCAGGGCCACTTTAACAGAAGTTTGGTCAGGTCCATAGAAAGTCAGGAGAACTCTGTCAGGCAGAAGTTGGCAGTCAAATGGCGTTGGTGGTGAGTTCAGGTACAAGACGTCTGTGGCGTTGTCTTTGGCACAGTTATCAACCGTGACTGAACCGTTGTTGAAAGCCAACATGTAAATGTCATGTCCATCACCGCCGACCAGGTAATCGTCGCCAGTGGACACCAAGATGTCGTTGCCGTCCGAGCCTTTGAGAAGAGAACTTTCATAACCGGACACCAAGATGTCGGAGTAGACGGTGCCGATGACTATCTCCACATCCTTCACCACGTCGCCCTCAGCATCGGCGTAGCGGCCTTGTCCCGTCAGCAGGTTGACATAAACTCCTGTACCTGTGTCAGGATCGCCCCGGTACACCACCGTGTCTCTGCCG from Etheostoma spectabile isolate EspeVRDwgs_2016 unplaced genomic scaffold, UIUC_Espe_1.0 scaffold00001124, whole genome shotgun sequence includes:
- the LOC116674833 gene encoding iron-regulated protein FrpA-like, whose protein sequence is MMGDSGRDVFLPGPGADLVDGGPGRDTVVYRGDPDTGTGVYVNLLTGQGRYADAEGDVVKDVEIVIGTVYSDILVSGYESSLLKGSDGNDILVSTGDDYLVGGDGHDIYMLAFNNGSVTVDNCAKDNATDVLYLNSPPTPFDCQLLPDRVLLTFYGPDQTSVKVALQGWVSDEDQCGHLKLVFRDQEESVDQLLQECQLRQAAGLLIMSWVIWIIIWIIQDRFG